In one Niallia taxi genomic region, the following are encoded:
- a CDS encoding ABC transporter ATP-binding protein → MLKVEDINVYYGNIQALKGVSLEVNEGEIVTLIGANGAGKSTLLKTLSGLLKPKKGSIQYLGKPISGKAAQTIVKAGISHVPEGRRVFANMTVEENLELGAYLRNDKNEIKKDLEKVYEVFPRLQERKKQLSGTLSGGEQQMLAMGRAIMARPKLLLLDEPSMGLAPLFVKTIFKVIQEINQSGTTILLVEQNANMALSIADRGYVIETGKVVLSGTAAELQESDDLKQAYLGGH, encoded by the coding sequence ATGCTGAAAGTAGAAGACATCAATGTTTATTATGGAAATATCCAAGCATTAAAGGGAGTCAGCCTCGAGGTGAACGAAGGTGAAATTGTAACGCTTATCGGAGCAAACGGTGCAGGAAAAAGCACCCTTCTCAAAACATTGTCAGGACTGTTAAAACCGAAAAAAGGCAGCATCCAGTATTTGGGTAAGCCTATTTCAGGAAAAGCTGCTCAAACAATTGTTAAAGCAGGTATTTCCCACGTACCAGAAGGACGCAGAGTTTTCGCCAACATGACAGTTGAAGAAAATCTTGAATTAGGCGCCTATTTGCGTAATGATAAAAATGAGATAAAAAAAGACCTAGAAAAGGTATATGAGGTGTTTCCAAGATTACAGGAACGGAAAAAGCAGTTGTCTGGAACGCTTTCAGGCGGTGAGCAGCAGATGCTTGCAATGGGAAGAGCTATCATGGCAAGACCAAAGCTATTATTGCTTGATGAACCATCCATGGGCTTAGCTCCCCTGTTTGTTAAGACAATATTTAAAGTAATTCAGGAAATAAATCAAAGTGGAACAACCATTTTATTAGTAGAACAAAACGCCAATATGGCTCTGTCGATTGCAGACAGAGGCTATGTCATCGAAACAGGCAAGGTTGTGCTGTCAGGCACAGCTGCTGAGCTGCAAGAAAGTGACGACTTAAAGCAAGCCTATCTTGGCGGGCATTGA
- the rfbB gene encoding dTDP-glucose 4,6-dehydratase, whose amino-acid sequence MNLLITGGAGFIGSNFIRYMLDAYSDMNIVNLDLLTYAGNFNSLADFENNPHHHFVRGSITNFELITHLLDVHNIEAIINFAAESHVDRSIVNPGAFVETNVQGTLTLLEAAKEKRVGRFIHISTDEVYGSLGKEGCFTEHSQLAPNSPYAASKAASDMLVRSYYKTYGLDVNITRCSNNYGPYQFPEKLIPLLITNGVDGEILPVYGDGENIRDWIHVKDHCAAIDCVLRKGKKGEVYNIGGRTEMTNNEIAHLIMDRLNLPEDRLKYVEDRPGHDYRYAIDPMKIEQELGWRPAYTFAAGMKETVDWYLTNESWWRPLKEIHAGSKNG is encoded by the coding sequence ATGAATTTACTTATAACAGGCGGTGCTGGGTTCATCGGCAGCAATTTCATCCGCTATATGCTTGATGCATATTCTGATATGAATATTGTTAATCTAGACTTACTGACATATGCAGGAAATTTTAATAGCTTAGCTGATTTCGAAAATAATCCTCACCATCATTTTGTCCGAGGCAGCATTACAAATTTTGAGCTTATCACTCATTTGCTGGATGTTCATAACATAGAAGCTATTATCAACTTTGCAGCAGAATCCCATGTTGACAGAAGCATTGTTAATCCAGGTGCCTTTGTGGAAACAAATGTGCAAGGAACATTGACTTTATTGGAGGCAGCAAAGGAGAAACGGGTCGGCAGGTTCATTCATATCTCGACAGATGAAGTTTATGGCAGTCTTGGCAAGGAGGGTTGTTTCACAGAGCATAGCCAGCTTGCCCCGAATAGTCCTTATGCAGCAAGCAAGGCGGCAAGTGATATGCTTGTGCGTTCTTACTATAAGACATATGGTTTAGATGTGAATATAACAAGATGTTCTAATAACTATGGGCCATACCAATTTCCAGAAAAACTTATTCCGTTACTCATTACAAATGGTGTTGATGGGGAGATTCTCCCTGTTTATGGAGACGGAGAAAATATCCGTGATTGGATTCATGTTAAGGATCATTGTGCTGCTATTGACTGTGTGCTGCGAAAAGGAAAAAAGGGTGAAGTATATAATATAGGCGGAAGAACAGAGATGACCAATAATGAAATAGCCCATCTTATCATGGATAGGTTGAACCTTCCAGAAGACAGGCTAAAGTATGTGGAAGACCGTCCAGGCCATGATTACCGTTATGCTATTGATCCTATGAAGATAGAGCAGGAGCTTGGCTGGAGGCCTGCCTATACATTTGCAGCCGGTATGAAAGAGACGGTAGACTGGTATCTAACAAATGAATCATGGTGGCGTCCTTTGAAGGAAATACATGCGGGCAGCAAAAATGGTTAG
- a CDS encoding NAD(P)/FAD-dependent oxidoreductase: MKLQSGNYYWPTTFPESPVYPSLGEDISCDVLIIGAGSSGAQCAHYLKDTGLKVAVVDKRRVGEGSTTTNTALIQYLGDKMLFELVNSFGEDMAIRHLKLCEEAINDIEGAANALDISSDFKRRDSLYYASYPEDIEKLEKEYAYLQKHGFQAVLLSEQEIKEKYGFGKYKALYTYNDGELNPFKFNHALIDGAVKKGVAIYENTRINGKKLENNQAVLYTDKGHSITAKHVIFAAGYENLEFRNEKNSVLASSYAVVTNPIEDFSSWHKRTLIWETARPYIYMRTTLDNRIIIGGFDENTANADKRDSKIISRKEKLIKECKKLFPELDIHAEYYLGAFYGGTHDGLPLIGEYEEFPNCYFLMAYGDNGLVYSMALAKILRDVITKGSHPDLSIYQR; this comes from the coding sequence ATGAAATTGCAATCTGGAAACTACTATTGGCCAACTACCTTCCCTGAATCCCCTGTGTATCCTAGTCTTGGCGAGGATATAAGCTGTGATGTTCTTATTATAGGTGCGGGCAGCTCTGGTGCCCAATGTGCCCATTACTTAAAGGATACAGGACTGAAGGTTGCAGTAGTCGACAAACGGAGAGTAGGGGAAGGCAGCACCACAACAAACACAGCACTTATTCAGTATCTTGGCGATAAGATGCTATTTGAGCTTGTGAACAGCTTCGGTGAAGATATGGCTATAAGGCATTTGAAATTATGTGAAGAAGCAATCAATGACATAGAAGGTGCGGCAAATGCACTTGATATATCCTCTGACTTTAAACGGAGAGACAGCCTTTATTATGCAAGCTATCCAGAGGATATCGAAAAACTGGAAAAAGAGTATGCCTATCTTCAAAAGCATGGTTTTCAGGCAGTTTTGCTGTCCGAACAGGAAATAAAAGAGAAATACGGTTTCGGGAAATACAAGGCACTTTATACGTATAATGATGGTGAGCTTAACCCATTTAAATTCAATCATGCTCTAATCGATGGTGCAGTAAAAAAAGGTGTAGCTATTTATGAGAACACGAGGATCAACGGTAAGAAGCTAGAAAATAATCAGGCAGTCTTATACACAGACAAAGGCCATTCTATTACTGCAAAGCATGTGATTTTCGCTGCAGGCTATGAAAATCTTGAATTTAGAAATGAAAAAAACAGTGTGCTGGCAAGCTCCTATGCTGTCGTTACAAACCCCATCGAAGATTTCTCAAGCTGGCATAAGCGGACATTGATATGGGAAACGGCCCGCCCTTACATCTATATGAGAACAACGCTTGATAACCGCATTATCATAGGCGGCTTTGACGAAAATACAGCGAATGCCGATAAGCGAGATTCAAAAATCATCAGCCGAAAAGAAAAGCTTATCAAAGAATGCAAAAAGCTATTTCCTGAATTGGACATCCACGCTGAATACTATTTAGGTGCTTTTTATGGAGGAACACATGATGGACTGCCGTTAATTGGAGAATATGAGGAGTTTCCAAACTGTTATTTTTTGATGGCTTATGGTGATAATGGGCTTGTCTACAGTATGGCATTAGCGAAGATACTTCGTGATGTAATCACAAAGGGCAGCCATCCTGACCTATCCATTTATCAGCGGTAA
- a CDS encoding MGMT family protein, with amino-acid sequence MTPFTKKVIEIIQSIPTGKVMTYGQIARIAGSPRGARQVVRILHSSSQKYQLPWHRVVNAQGAIVIKAEEGNSLQKHLLEDEGVIFYREGELELNKYQHFPLEEWERDYFEE; translated from the coding sequence ATGACACCATTTACAAAAAAGGTAATAGAAATCATTCAATCGATTCCAACAGGGAAAGTAATGACATATGGACAAATTGCAAGGATAGCTGGAAGTCCGAGAGGTGCGAGGCAAGTGGTCAGAATACTGCACAGCTCCAGCCAAAAATACCAGCTTCCTTGGCATCGAGTAGTTAATGCACAAGGAGCCATAGTGATAAAAGCCGAGGAAGGAAATTCACTTCAGAAGCATCTGCTTGAGGACGAGGGCGTCATTTTTTATAGAGAAGGTGAATTGGAGCTGAATAAGTATCAGCATTTCCCTCTCGAAGAATGGGAAAGAGACTATTTTGAGGAATAA
- a CDS encoding alpha/beta fold hydrolase, translating into MPKINFITILDMFLLLLFILLLFRWILANSIRRKHRIHSQHGIDQEVIMEIGGIQQYLYIRGQNISNPIILFLHGGPGTPMTPVLHKYQYGWEHDYTVVNWDQRNTGRTYFLNKKKADTIIASLSADQVVEDIHEIVLYLSKRFNQDRIIIMGHSWGTTIGSLFVQRYPELTKAYVGISQIVHLNDGAALMAAEIRKKALVQGSEKDAEILERLQKGLHDSLKATEAAVVKMYKIAKNYISYMSDSFAFLKAGAVSPYFSLRHLSYFLRKEKLQAPLSEYAIKHDIREQSSSYSVPVIYIVGQYDLHFKYLFEQYYPLIKAPYKNMISIANAGHNVMMDKPDQFSQALQKGLREMNKVTLMDH; encoded by the coding sequence TTGCCGAAAATAAATTTCATAACAATATTGGATATGTTCCTCCTTCTTCTTTTTATCTTATTGCTGTTCCGGTGGATTCTAGCAAATTCGATACGTCGAAAGCATAGAATTCACTCACAACATGGGATTGATCAAGAGGTGATAATGGAGATAGGCGGTATCCAACAATATCTTTATATAAGAGGACAAAATATCAGCAATCCTATTATTCTTTTTCTTCATGGTGGTCCAGGTACACCAATGACGCCTGTGCTGCATAAATACCAATATGGCTGGGAACATGATTATACAGTTGTTAACTGGGATCAGCGCAATACTGGCAGAACTTATTTTCTTAACAAGAAAAAGGCAGACACAATTATTGCTTCTCTCTCTGCAGACCAGGTTGTTGAGGATATTCATGAAATTGTCCTGTATCTCTCAAAACGATTTAATCAGGACAGAATCATCATTATGGGTCACTCATGGGGAACGACGATTGGAAGTCTATTTGTGCAGCGCTATCCAGAGCTGACTAAAGCATATGTTGGTATTTCTCAAATCGTCCATTTAAATGATGGGGCAGCTCTTATGGCTGCGGAAATCCGAAAAAAAGCTCTCGTTCAAGGATCTGAGAAGGATGCGGAAATACTAGAGCGACTGCAAAAAGGGCTCCATGACAGCTTAAAGGCGACAGAAGCAGCCGTTGTTAAAATGTATAAAATAGCAAAAAATTATATTTCATATATGTCTGATTCCTTTGCCTTTTTAAAGGCAGGGGCAGTTTCTCCATATTTTTCTTTAAGACACTTAAGCTATTTTCTAAGGAAGGAAAAGCTTCAGGCACCTCTATCCGAATATGCAATAAAGCATGATATTAGAGAGCAATCTTCAAGCTATTCTGTACCTGTTATATACATAGTAGGGCAGTATGACTTACATTTTAAGTATTTATTTGAACAATACTACCCGCTTATTAAGGCACCATACAAAAACATGATTTCCATCGCAAACGCAGGACATAATGTCATGATGGATAAACCTGATCAATTCAGCCAGGCTTTACAGAAGGGCTTACGAGAAATGAACAAGGTCACATTAATGGACCATTGA
- a CDS encoding L-lactate dehydrogenase gives MKKQNINRVVLIGTGAVGCSYAYSFINQGVAEELVLIDVNELRAEGEAMDLNHGIPFAPTPVKVWSGQYADCQKADLVVITAGLPQKPGETRLDLVAKNTAIFKTIVKNVMDSGFNGIFLIATNPVDILTYVTWKESGLPKERVIGSGTTLDTARFRYMLGEYFNVDTRNVHAAIIGEHGDTELPVWSRTTVGLEEVETLIAKNSKYSQKDLDDIFVNVRDAAYHIIERKGATYYGIGMSLVRITKAILGNENSILPVSVHLDGQYGHKDVYIGVPAVINVDGIREVLEIPLNQEEQKQFDHSVKVLKETMSTVI, from the coding sequence ATGAAAAAACAAAATATTAATCGTGTTGTCTTAATCGGAACTGGAGCAGTTGGATGTAGCTACGCTTATTCATTTATTAATCAAGGTGTTGCGGAGGAACTAGTTCTGATTGATGTGAATGAATTAAGAGCTGAGGGTGAAGCAATGGACTTGAACCATGGTATTCCCTTTGCACCAACTCCTGTGAAAGTATGGAGCGGCCAATATGCTGATTGCCAAAAGGCCGATTTAGTTGTCATCACTGCTGGATTGCCGCAAAAACCAGGTGAAACTCGCCTTGATCTTGTTGCAAAAAACACAGCTATTTTCAAAACAATTGTCAAAAATGTAATGGACAGCGGTTTTAACGGCATCTTCCTTATTGCTACAAACCCTGTAGACATTCTGACATATGTGACTTGGAAAGAATCTGGATTGCCTAAAGAAAGGGTAATCGGATCTGGTACAACACTAGATACTGCTAGATTCCGTTACATGCTTGGCGAATACTTTAATGTAGATACTAGAAACGTTCATGCTGCTATTATTGGCGAACATGGTGATACAGAATTGCCTGTATGGAGTCGCACTACAGTTGGCTTAGAGGAAGTCGAAACATTAATTGCAAAAAACAGCAAATACAGCCAAAAGGATCTAGATGATATTTTCGTCAATGTACGAGACGCAGCATACCATATTATCGAGCGAAAAGGAGCAACCTACTATGGAATTGGAATGTCTCTTGTCCGCATCACAAAAGCTATATTAGGAAATGAAAATTCTATCTTACCAGTATCTGTTCATCTGGATGGACAGTATGGACATAAGGATGTATATATCGGAGTTCCAGCCGTAATTAATGTAGATGGGATAAGAGAAGTCCTTGAAATTCCATTAAACCAAGAGGAACAAAAGCAGTTCGACCATTCTGTAAAAGTTTTAAAAGAGACAATGTCTACTGTTATATAA
- a CDS encoding lactate permease LctP family transporter translates to MTAWNQVYDPLNNLWISAIIAAIPILFFILMLTVFKLKGYVAGALSIIVAGIVAVFIYKMPFVFALMSALYGALAGIWPVASIVFAAIFLYKITVKTGKFAIIENSISFITSDQRLQVLIVAFSFGAFLEGAAGFGAPVAITAAILVGLGFSPIYAASLCLIANIAGGAYGAMGIPVTVPALLTGLDGLAVGRYTAIIIPILAVIVAFLLIFIIDGWKGIKQTYPAVFVASISFAITQALVLYFIGAELANIFAAIVSLVALALFLQKWQPKEIYRVNKEEKTDTTVKYSLSAIAYAWLPFIFLTIIVTIFNLSIFKNLFITDGPLEKLVFLLPIPFLNNNVIKLPPIVPEATPYAAVFKLDLFSSTTTAIVITIIVASILFKCSKKLLVETTKETAKELLTPVLTICSVLGFAYICTYSGMSSTLGLAFASTGDIFPLFAPLLGWLGVFLTGSVVNSGSLFAPLQAVTATQIGIAPETMVAVNVIGGTMAKMISPQSIAVAAAAVGLAGRDSDLFKVTIKYSVSLLVLVGLVSWILF, encoded by the coding sequence ATGACAGCATGGAACCAAGTTTATGATCCATTGAATAATTTATGGATCTCAGCCATCATTGCAGCTATCCCAATATTATTTTTCATCCTCATGTTGACCGTATTTAAATTAAAAGGATATGTAGCAGGAGCATTGAGTATTATCGTCGCAGGTATTGTTGCTGTTTTCATATATAAAATGCCTTTTGTTTTTGCACTCATGTCAGCACTATACGGAGCACTTGCCGGCATTTGGCCAGTCGCCTCCATTGTATTCGCAGCAATCTTCCTTTATAAGATTACTGTAAAAACAGGAAAGTTTGCCATTATCGAAAATAGTATTTCTTTTATCACATCAGATCAGCGCTTACAGGTTTTAATTGTCGCATTCTCATTTGGAGCCTTTTTAGAGGGTGCTGCTGGTTTCGGGGCTCCTGTTGCAATAACAGCAGCAATATTAGTTGGACTAGGCTTTAGCCCAATATATGCAGCAAGTCTTTGCTTAATCGCCAATATTGCTGGAGGAGCATATGGAGCAATGGGAATTCCTGTAACAGTTCCAGCATTGCTAACAGGCCTTGATGGACTAGCAGTCGGCAGATATACAGCCATCATCATTCCCATTCTTGCTGTCATCGTCGCATTTCTGCTTATTTTTATCATTGACGGCTGGAAGGGAATCAAGCAAACATACCCGGCAGTGTTTGTAGCTAGTATCTCCTTTGCCATAACACAGGCCTTAGTGCTTTATTTCATTGGTGCTGAACTAGCAAATATTTTTGCTGCAATCGTAAGTCTCGTGGCATTAGCACTTTTCTTGCAAAAATGGCAGCCTAAAGAGATTTATCGTGTTAATAAAGAGGAAAAAACAGATACAACGGTGAAGTACTCTCTATCTGCGATTGCATATGCATGGCTTCCATTTATCTTTTTAACAATCATTGTGACAATATTCAACTTATCTATATTCAAAAACTTGTTTATTACAGATGGACCATTGGAAAAATTAGTATTTCTTCTTCCAATTCCATTCTTGAATAATAATGTTATAAAGCTTCCACCTATCGTTCCAGAAGCAACACCATATGCAGCCGTTTTTAAGCTTGATTTATTTTCATCTACAACAACAGCTATTGTCATCACAATTATTGTTGCTAGCATATTGTTTAAATGCAGCAAAAAACTGCTTGTGGAAACGACAAAGGAAACAGCAAAAGAGCTTTTAACACCTGTGCTGACTATTTGCAGTGTCCTTGGATTTGCCTATATCTGTACTTATTCTGGCATGTCTTCTACATTAGGTCTTGCTTTCGCATCAACAGGTGATATATTTCCTTTATTTGCACCTTTGTTAGGTTGGTTAGGAGTTTTCCTAACAGGATCTGTTGTCAACAGTGGTTCTCTATTTGCACCACTGCAAGCTGTCACTGCTACCCAAATTGGAATTGCACCAGAAACAATGGTTGCAGTGAATGTCATTGGCGGAACAATGGCCAAAATGATATCACCCCAGTCTATTGCTGTTGCAGCCGCAGCCGTTGGACTTGCGGGAAGGGATAGCGACTTGTTCAAGGTTACCATCAAATATAGTGTTAGTTTATTAGTATTAGTCGGTCTAGTTAGCTGGATATTATTTTAA